A window of the Emys orbicularis isolate rEmyOrb1 chromosome 1, rEmyOrb1.hap1, whole genome shotgun sequence genome harbors these coding sequences:
- the SLITRK5 gene encoding SLIT and NTRK-like protein 5: MCVCRGGSAQPGRGAPCACVPSPTFLSVSPAAALLRPGGSHAAHTPNRHLYGLQQCLGPGDFRLRVKMYTCCSTVTLEQDPNKKMHIWMLQTIAVALTSLVLSWAESIEYYGEICDKACPCEEKDSILTVSCENRGIISLFEISPPRFPVYHLLLSGNLLNRLYPNQFVNYTGASILHLGSNDIQDIETGAFHGLRGLRRLHLNNNKLELLRDDTFLGLESLEYLQVDYNYISTIEPNAFSKLHLLQVLILNDNLLSSLPNNLFRFVPLTHLDLRGNRLKLLPYLGLLQHMDKVVELQLEENPWNCSCELIALKDWLDSISYSALVGDVVCETPFRLHGRDLDEVSKQELCPRRLISDYEMRPQTPLSTTGYFHTTPASVNSVATSSSAVYKSPLKPPKGTRQPNKTRVRPTSRLPSKDLGYSNYGPSIAYQTKSPVPLECPTACTCNLQISDLGLNVNCQERKIESISELQPKPYNPKKMYLTENYIALVRRADFLDATGLDLLHLGNNRISVIQDRAFGDLTNLRRLYLNGNRIERLSPELFYGLQSLQYLFLQYNIIRDIEAGTFESVPNLQLLFLNNNLLRSLPASIFSGLTLYRLSLRSNHFSYLPVSGVLDQLKSLLQIDLHENPWDCTCDVVGMKLWLEQLNTGVLVDQVICESPKKFAQSDMRTIRSELLCPDYSDIIVSTPTPSSIQLPGGTTLFSSTVRLNSTGAAGGAAPSGGGGGSPSSSVPLSVLILSLLLVFIMSVFVAAGLFVLVMKRRKKGQGDPASANNSDVSSFNMQYSVYGSGHHHHPAPQQPRHPRGGGPALPKVKTPAGHVYEYIPHPLGHMCKNPIYRSREGNAGEDYKDLHELKVTYSNHHLQQGPPPPPPPGEEEPLRSPTYSVSTIEPREELLSPVQDADRFYRGILEPDKHSSSSLGTPGNNLPDYPKFPAAYTYTPNYDLMRPHQYLHPGAGDSRLRETVLYSPPSTVYVEPNRNEYLELKAKLNAEPDYLEVLEKQTTFSQF; this comes from the coding sequence GAGTTAAAATGTACACTTGCTGCTCTACAGTAACTTTGGAACAGGACCCCAACAAAAAAATGCATATCTGGATGCTGCAGACGATAGCGGTTGCTTTAACATCGCTAGTCCTGTCGTGGGCAGAAAGCATCGAGTATTATGGGGAAATCTGCGATAAGGCGTGTCCTTGCGAGGAAAAGGACAGCATCTTAACGGTGAGCTGTGAAAACAGAGGGATCATCAGCCTTTTCGAGATCAGCCCACCAAGATTCCCTGTCTATCACCTCTTGTTATCTGGGAACCTTTTGAACAGACTCTACCCAAACCAGTTTGTTAATTACACTGGGGCTTCGATTTTGCATCTAGGGAGCAATGACATACAAGACATCGAAACTGGGGCCTTTCATGGTCTGCGGGGCTTAAGGAGGCTGCACCTGAACAATAACAAGCTGGAACTATTAAGGGATGACACTTTCCTTGGTCTGGAGAGTTTGGAGTATCTTCAAGTCGATTATAATTACATCAGCACTATTGAACCCAATGCTTTCAGCAAACTGCATTTGCTGCAGGTGCTGATCCTCAATGATAACCTCCTCTCCAGTTTGCCCAACAACCTTTTCCGTTTTGTGCCCTTAACTCACCTGGACTTGAGGGGTAACCGGCTGAAGCTGCtgccctacctgggccttttgcAGCACATGGATAAAgtggtggagctgcagctggaggagaacCCATGGAATTGCTCTTGCGAGTTGATCGCTCTGAAGGATTGGCTAGATAGTATCTCCTACTCGGCTCTGGTGGGGGACGTGGTTTGTGAAACCCCTTTCCGCTTGCACGGCCGAGACTTGGATGAAGTCTCCAAGCAGGAGCTTTGCCCTAGGAGACTAATTTCGGATTACGAAATGCGACCGCAGACACCTTTGAGCACCACAGGGTATTTCCACACTACCCCGGCCTCGGTCAACTCCGTGGCCACTTCTTCCTCGGCTGTTTACAAATCCCCCTTGAAGCCCCCTAAAGGGACCCGTCAACCAAACAAGACCAGGGTGCGTCCCACCTCCCGCCTGCCCTCCAAAGACCTGGGATACAGCAATTACGGCCCCAGCATCGCCTACCAGACCAAATCCCCGGTGCCTTTGGAGTGTCCCACCGCCTGCACTTGCAACCTGCAGATCTCCGACCTGGGCCTCAATGTCAATTGCCAGGAGAGGAAGATCGAAAGTATCTCCGAGCTGCAGCCCAAACCCTACAACCCCAAGAAGATGTATCTGACCGAGAACTACATTGCCCTGGTGCGCAGGGCGGATTTCCTGGACGCCACCGGGCTGGATTTGTTGCACCTGGGCAACAACCGGATCTCGGTCATTCAGGACCGGGCCTTTGGGGATCTAACTAATTTGAGAAGACTCTACCTGAACGGGAACCGGATCGAGCGGCTGAGCCCGGAGCTGTTCTACGGGCTGCAAAGCCTGCAGTACCTCTTCCTGCAGTACAACATCATCCGGGACATCGAGGCGGGCACCTTTGAGTCAGTCCCCAACCTCCAGCTCTTGTTTTTGAACAATAACCTGCTGAGATCTTTGCCCGCCAGCATTTTTTCCGGCCTGACTCTCTACAGGCTGAGCCTGAGGAGCAACCACTTCTCCTACCTGCCTGTGAGCGGGGTGCTGGACCAGCTGAAATCCCTGCTGCAGATCGACCTGCACGAGAACCCCTGGGATTGCACCTGCGACGTGGTGGGCATGAAGCTGTGGCTGGAGCAGCTCAACACCGGGGTGCTGGTGGACCAGGTCATCTGCGAGTCCCCCAAGAAGTTCGCCCAGAGCGACATGCGGACCATCAGGTCGGAGCTGCTGTGCCCGGACTACTCCGACATCATCGTCTCCACCCCTACCCCTTCCTCCATCCAGCTGCCGGGCGGGACCACCCTTTTCTCCTCTACCGTGCGGCTCAACAGCACGGGCGCGGCGGGGGGCGCGGCGCCCTCGGGCGGCGGGGGCGGATCCCCCTCGTCGTCGGTGCCGCTGTCGGTGCTGATCCTGAGCCTGCTGCTGGTGTTCATCATGTCGGTGTTCGTGGCGGCGGGGCTCTTCGTGCTGGTAATGAAGCGCCGGAAGAAGGGCCAGGGCGACCCGGCCAGCGCCAACAACTCCGACGTGAGCTCCTTCAACATGCAGTACAGCGTCTACGGCagcggccaccaccaccacccggcGCCGCAGCAGCCCCGCCACCCGCGCGGCGGCGGCCCGGCCCTGCCCAAGGTGAAGACCCCCGCCGGCCACGTGTACGAGTATATCCCGCACCCGCTGGGCCACATGTGCAAGAACCCCATCTACCGCTCCCGGGAGGGCAACGCGGGCGAGGATTACAAAGACCTGCACGAGCTCAAGGTCACCTACAGCAACCACCACTTGCAGCAAGGGCCGCCGCCCCCGCCGCCCCCGGGGGAGGAGGAGCCCCTGCGGAGCCCCACTTACAGCGTCAGCACCATCGAGCCCCGGGAGGAGCTGCTCTCCCCGGTGCAAGACGCCGATCGCTTTTACAGGGGCATTTTGGAGCCCGATAAACACTCCTCCTCCTCGCTGGGCACCCCCGGCAATAATCTCCCCGATTACCCCAAATTCCCCGCCGCCTACACCTACACCCCCAACTATGACCTTATGCGGCCACATCAGTACTTGCACCCCGGGGCGGGGGACAGCAGGCTCCGGGAGACGGTGCTCTACAGCCCCCCGAGTACTGTCTATGTAGAGCCCAACAGGAACGAGTATCTGGAGTTAAAAGCAAAACTAAACGCAGAGCCGGACTACCTCGAAGTGCTGGAAAAACAGACCACATTCAGCCAGTTCTGa